One genomic window of Gossypium hirsutum isolate 1008001.06 chromosome D11, Gossypium_hirsutum_v2.1, whole genome shotgun sequence includes the following:
- the LOC107929745 gene encoding G-type lectin S-receptor-like serine/threonine-protein kinase At4g27290, translated as MGKAPICTWICFLTLVFSHLELSDEADVIGAEGSISDGETLVSSLETFQLGFFSPGKSRNRYLGIWYKNSPGAVVWVANRNNPIAEGKGVLTLSDTGNILLNQTNTVVWSTNVSGAARNPVAQLLDTGNLVLKDNKSMPESYLWQSFEHPSDTLLPGMKIGWNLKTGEERYLTSWTSADDPSLGSFTYRLDKNGLPQLFIDRGSVKRYRTGPWNGIGFGGVPAVPNLVFKPIVISNENEKSNEWDVLYSAPFDKCGSYGSCGVNSICSSRRADACECIKGFVSKSQESKNCLRESPLDCQKGEGFTRLDGVKVPDLLKIELNESLNPTGCEAECLKNCSCTAYANVNVSEGRTGCLMWFGDLFDITEVSDMYRGENVFIRLINP; from the exons ATGGGGAAGGCTCCCATATGCACTTGGATTTGTTTTTTAACACTGGTTTTTTCACACTTGGAATTGTCAGACGAAGCTGATGTTATAGGTGCAGAAGGATCAATTAGTGATGGTGAGACACTAGTGTCATCATTAGAAACCTTTCAGCTAGGCTTCTTCTCACCTGGAAAATCAAGAAACAGGTACTTGGGAATATGGTACAAAAACAGCCCTGGAGCAGTTGTTTGGGTTGCTAACAGAAACAACCCCATTGCTGAAGGCAAAGGGGTTTTAACTTTAAGTGACACTGGAAATATCCTTCTGAATCAAACAAACACTGTGGTCTGGTCAACCAATGTGTCCGGGGCAGCACGAAATCCTGTGGCACAGCTCTTAGACACTGGAAACCTTGTTCTCAAGGACAACAAAAGCATGCcagaaagctatttgtggcaaagcttTGAACACCCATCAGACACACTCTTGCCAGGCATGAAAATAGGATGGAACTTAAAGACGGGTGAGGAAAGATATTTAACATCATGGACAAGTGCGGACGATCCATCCCTCGGAAGCTTCACTTACAGACTTGACAAAAATGGGTTGCCTCAGCTATTCATTGATAGAGGATCAGTGAAAAGATACCGTACAGGACCATGGAATGGAATTGGCTTTGGAGGTGTTCCAGCAGTTCCCAATTTAGTCTTCAAACCAATTGTTATCTCTAATGAGAATGAG AAAAGTAATGAATGGGATGTTTTATACTCAGCTCCATTTGATAAATGTGGGAGCTATGGATCCTGTGGTGTTAACAGTATATGTAGCAGTAGGAGAGCAGACGCCTGTGAGTGTATAAAAGGGTTCGTATCAAAATCACAAGAGTCTAAGAACTGTCTAAGAGAATCACCACTAGACTGTCAAAAGGGAGAAGGCTTTACAAGGCTTGATGGGGTTAAAGTGCCGGATTTGTTGAAAATTGAGTTGAATGAGAGCTTGAACCCTACCGGATGTGAGGCTGAATGCTTGAAGAACTGCTCGTGTACAGCTTATGCTAATGTGAATGTAAGTGAAGGCCGCACGGGCTGTTTGATGTGGTTTGGTGATCTCTTTGATATTACAGAAGTTTCAGACATGTACCGAGGAGAAAATGTCTTTATAAGACT GATTAACCCATGA
- the LOC121223223 gene encoding G-type lectin S-receptor-like serine/threonine-protein kinase At4g27290, whose protein sequence is MERDPIFTMICFLIVVFSHLELSEEVDVLGVEGSISDGETLVSSLETFQLGFFSPGKSRNRYLGIWFKTCPGTVVWVANRNNPIADGQGVLTVSDSGNLVLLNQTKSVVWSSNMSGTAQNPVAQLLDTGNLVLKDNKSTAGSYLWQSFDYPSDTLLPGMKVGWNLKTSEERYLTSWKSADDPSPGNFTFRLDKNGLPQLVIDTESMRTYRTGPWNGFGFEAIPAYLNFLFKHNVVSNENEIFFSYEVANKEITTRLWLNYTGYLQRLIFTHDSKIWEFLYSAPFDKCGIYGFCGANSICSSRRADACKCLKGFISKSQESKNCVRESSLDSQKGDGFTRLVGVKVPDLLKFQLNESLNLKQCEAECLKNCSCTAYVNMNASEGRTSCVMWFGDLFDISEVSDMYRNEVVFIRLSVSGLEIATNYFSFGNVIGEGGFGPVYKGNLPTGQQIAVKRLSKDSGQGIEQFRNEVVLIAKLQHKNLVGLLGCCIQGNERMLIYEFMPKKSLDYFIFDHKKRAQLSWRNRFDIVLGITRGLLYLHQDSKLPIIHRDLKAGNILLDSNLTPKISDFGLARIFCGNDVETKTSRVVGTFGYMAPEYAIDGTFSAKSDVFSFGVLLLEIVSGKKNRGYSHPDHLHNLLGHAWLLWNEDRGLEVMDTILEETCVRSEVLRFIHVGLLCVQECPEDRPTMSSVLLKLTNEEATLPRPKAPGFFVQRNPYDNFSSTTVTTDVTISILEAR, encoded by the exons ATGGAGCGGGATCCTATATTCACTATGATCTGCTTTTTAATAGTAGTTTTTTCACACTTGGAATTGTCAGAGGAAGTTGATGTTTTAGGTGTAGAAGGATCAATCAGTGATGGTGAGACACTGGTTTCATCATTAGAAACCTTTCAGCTAGGCTTCTTCTCACCTGGAAAATCAAGAAACAGGTACTTGGGAATATGGTTCAAGACCTGCCCTGGAACGGTTGTTTGGGTTGCAAACAGAAACAATCCCATTGCTGATGGGCAAGGGGTTTTAACTGTAAGTGACAGTGGAAATCTTGTCCTTTTGAACCAGACGAAGAGTGTCGTCTGGTCATCCAATATGTCTGGGACAGCACAAAATCCTGTGGCACAGCTTTTAGATACTGGAAACCTTGTTCTCAAGGACAACAAAAGCACGGCTggaagctatttgtggcaaagcttTGATTATCCATCAGACACACTCTTGCCAGGCATGAAAGTAGGATGGAACTTAAAGACTAGCGAGGAAAGATATTTAACATCATGGAAAAGTGCTGATGATCCATCCCCTGGAAACTTCACTTTCAGACTTGACAAAAATGGATTACCTCAGTTAGTCATTGATACAGAATCAATGAGAACGTACCGTACAGGACCATGGAATGGATTTGGGTTTGAAGCTATTCCAGCATACCTCAACTTCCTCTTCAAACATAATGTCGTGTCTAATGAGAATGAGATATTTTTTAGTTATGAAGTTGCCAACAAGGAGATTACCACGCGATTATGGTTGAATTATACTGGTTATTTACAGCGTCTTATATTTACCCATGATAGTAAAATTTGGGAATTTTTGTACTCAGCTCCATTTGATAAATGTGGGATCTATGGATTCTGTGGTGCTAACAGTATATGCAGCAGCCGGAGAGCAGATGCCTGTAAGTGTCTAAAAGGGTTCATTTCAAAATCACAAGAGTCTAAGAACTGTGTAAGAGAATCATCACTAGACAGTCAAAAGGGAGATGGCTTTACCAGGCTTGTTGGGGTTAAAGTGCCGGATTTGTTAAAATTTCAGTTGAACGAGAGTTTGAATCTTAAGCAATGTGAGGCTGAATGCTTGAAGAATTGTTCTTGTACAGCTTATGTTAATATGAATGCAAGTGAAGGCCGCACCAGCTGTGTGATGTGGTTTGGTGACCTCTTTGATATTTCAGAAGTGTCAGACATGTACCGAAATGAAGTTGTCTTTATAAGACTTTCAGTTTCAGGTCTAG aaATTGCCACCAACTATTTCTCTTTTGGCAATGTAATTGGAGAGGGTGGCTTTGGTCCTGTTTACAAG GGAAATCTCCCAACAGGACAACAAATAGCAGTAAAGAGGCTGTCAAAAGACTCAGGTCAAGGTATTGAGCAATTCAGGAATGAAGTAGTTTTGATAGCCAAACTTCAGCATAAGAATCTTGTTGGACTGCTTGGTTGCTGCATTCAAGGAAATGAAAGGATGTTAATCTATGAGTTTATGCCTAAAAAAAGCTTAGATTACTTCATCTTTG ATCATAAAAAAAGAGCACAACTATCATGGCGAAACAGGTTTGATATTGTTCTAGGCATCACAAGGGGACTACTCTATCTCCACCAAGATTCTAAACTCCCAATTATTCATAGAGATCTCAAAGCAGGTAATATTTTACTAGATAGCAACTTGACCCCTAAAATTTCGGATTTTGGGTTGGCAAGAATTTTTTGTGGCAATGATGTGGAAACAAAAACAAGTCGAGTGGTCGGAACATT TGGTTACATGGCTCCTGAGTATGCAATTGATGGAACATTTTCAGCCAAATCCGATGTTTTCAGCTTCGGTGTGCTTTTGCTAGAAATAGTAAGTGGTAAAAAGAATAGAGGGTACAGTCATCCCGATCATCTCCACAATCTTCTAGGCCAC GCGTGGTTGCTTTGGAATGAAGATCGAGGTTTGGAAGTGATGGACACAATCTTAGAAGAAACATGTGTTAGGTCCGAAGTGCTTAGATTTATCCATGTTGGGTTATTGTGTGTTCAAGAATGCCCTGAAGACAGACCAACAATGTCATCTGTTCTTCTCAAACTCACAAATGAAGAAGCAACTTTGCCTCGACCAAAAGCACCTGGTTTCTTCGTACAAAGGAATCCCTATGACAATTTTAGTTCTACAACAGTGACAACTGATGTCACCATATCTATTCTTGAAGCTAGATAG
- the LOC107948205 gene encoding universal stress protein PHOS34, producing MENPNKGRKMSSSNSNRKLPTIKIHLPTSPHHSTSAASSPSPVAGARRKIGVAVDLSEESAYAVRWAVQNYLRPGDAVILLHVSPTNVLYGADWGPLSQAQQSPRTPETQKQLEDDFDAFTASKAADLAKPLKEAGFPFKIHIAKDHDMRERLCLELERLGLSAVIMGSRGCGAEKRGNDGRLGSVTDYCVHHCVCPVVVVRHPDEKDGGNGQPVVADKDARVEEKDA from the exons atggaaaaccCAAATAAAGGAAGGAAAATGAGTTCTTCTAACAGTAACCGAAAGCTACCCACGATCAAGATTCACCTCCCAACCTCCCCTCATCACTCGACCTCCGCAGCTTCCTCCCCCAGCCCCGTCGCTGGAGCTCGTCGTAAGATTGGCGTAGCGGTGGATCTCTCCGAAGAGTCCGCCTACGCCGTTCGCTGGGCTGTCCAAAACTACCTCCGACCAGGCGATGCTGTCATCCTCCTCCACGTGTCTCCAACCAATGTACTCTACGGAGCTGATTGGGGCCCACTTTCCCAGGCCCAACAAAGCCCACGAACGCCAGAGACCCAGAAGCAACTGGAGGACGACTTCGATGCCTTCACGGCTTCAAAGGCAGCGGATTTGGCCAAACCCTTGAAGGAAGCTGGGTTTCCCTTCAAGATTCATATTGCGAAAGATCATGATATGAGGGAAAGGTTGTGTCTTGAGCTGGAGAGGTTAGGGTTGAGTGCTGTTATAATGGGGAGTAGAGGGTGTGGAGCTGAGAAAAGAGGGAATGATGGGAGGTTGGGAAGCGTTACTGATTATTGTGTGCATCACTGTGTTTGTCCTGTTGTTGTTGTTAGGCATCCTGATGAGAAAGATGGCGGGAATGGTCAGCCTGTGGTGGCAGATAAGGATGCCAGGGTGGAGGAAAAAG ATGCCTAG
- the LOC107948204 gene encoding uncharacterized protein, which translates to MVYISRNVSNTDRGLNIGSFLKNLSKFAVDSAINVSLKGFTGGKKLYQTFLQEKLKDEASNVKLMKEETQSTKMEDIANKAVGGTEPVKKKKMVPQDSKEMELEDPKRKTIFIRSRL; encoded by the exons ATGGTCTATATTTCTCGCAACGTGTCGAACACCGATCGCGGCCTGAACATCGGAAGCTTCCTAAAGAACCTAAGCAAATTTGCGGTTGATTCCGCCATTAACGTCTCCCTCAAAGGTTTCACTG GTGGGAAGAAACTGTATCAGACATTTTTGCAGGAAAAGTTAAAAGATGAGGCAAGCAATGTGAAACTAATGAAGGAGGAGACACAATCAACAAAAATGGAAGACATTGCAAACAAAGCTGTAGGAGGAACAGAGCctgtgaagaagaagaagatggtacCTCAAGACTCGAAGGAAATGGAGCTCGAAGATCCTAAAAGGAAAACAATTTTCATTCGATCTCGCCTGTAA